Proteins from a genomic interval of Candidatus Tumulicola sp.:
- a CDS encoding leucyl aminopeptidase, whose product MKIQVSHEKPQRVAAEMLALPIFADPEPEDAVVSVDRSMGGIIRELYRNGELKRREDELHVIPSTKLRAKRVALIGLGSKAHFSAAGIQRFAGLAVRAASRRGLTSVACVLPESVALDPAEAGELFAEGALMATFDPAPYRSNNESRGAEVKSVILIAPAANARSLKAGIARGLALGEAVNAVREMVNLPSNDMTPSHLAERAKAFGKQHGLKVTVLDRAEMKRMGMGSFLSVSAGSEEPPKMIAIEYRGDKSTKTTLGLVGKGITFDTGGISLKPAQDMDAMKGDMAGGATVIGAMAAIGQLKPKVNVIGIVCATENMPSGKATKPGDIVRAMNGKSIEIINTDAEGRLVLADGLCWARKLGATHLLDIATLTGAAVVAFGHTTTGVMSNDRALVDLFHQATAPYGERYWELPLFPEYAELIKSPIADMKNSGGRPAGTIFGAMFLKEFVEDVPWVHLDIAGTSWAEKDGGHIVKGPTGVALRPMVRLAELMATRAPHGHADEAAQRRFLATSSAEAAHKGGNGKSSGRVRARRSRAPR is encoded by the coding sequence ATGAAGATCCAGGTTTCTCATGAGAAGCCGCAACGTGTTGCGGCTGAAATGCTCGCTCTTCCCATTTTCGCCGACCCGGAGCCCGAAGATGCCGTCGTTTCCGTCGACCGGTCAATGGGCGGCATCATCAGAGAGCTGTACCGCAATGGCGAACTCAAGCGCCGCGAGGACGAGCTCCATGTGATACCCTCGACGAAGCTGCGCGCGAAGCGCGTCGCGCTCATCGGGCTTGGGTCCAAAGCGCATTTTTCGGCTGCTGGGATCCAGCGCTTCGCGGGTCTGGCGGTGCGGGCTGCTTCGCGGCGCGGGCTGACAAGCGTGGCGTGCGTGCTTCCCGAGTCGGTCGCTCTCGACCCCGCCGAAGCCGGCGAGCTTTTCGCCGAAGGCGCCTTGATGGCGACGTTCGATCCCGCGCCCTATCGCAGCAACAACGAGTCGCGCGGTGCGGAGGTCAAGTCGGTGATCCTCATCGCACCGGCGGCCAATGCGCGCAGTCTCAAAGCCGGTATCGCGCGCGGGTTGGCGCTCGGCGAGGCGGTCAACGCGGTGCGCGAGATGGTCAATCTTCCTTCCAACGACATGACGCCCTCGCATCTCGCGGAACGTGCGAAGGCGTTCGGCAAGCAACACGGCCTGAAGGTCACCGTGCTCGATCGCGCTGAGATGAAGCGCATGGGCATGGGTTCTTTTCTGTCGGTGAGCGCCGGCAGCGAGGAGCCGCCGAAGATGATCGCGATCGAGTACCGCGGCGACAAAAGCACCAAGACCACCTTGGGGCTGGTCGGCAAGGGCATCACCTTTGACACCGGCGGCATCTCGCTCAAGCCGGCGCAGGACATGGACGCGATGAAAGGCGACATGGCCGGCGGCGCGACCGTCATCGGCGCGATGGCGGCGATCGGGCAGCTCAAGCCCAAGGTGAACGTCATCGGCATCGTGTGCGCGACCGAGAACATGCCCTCGGGCAAGGCCACCAAGCCGGGCGACATCGTGCGCGCTATGAACGGAAAATCCATCGAGATCATCAACACCGATGCGGAGGGCCGCCTCGTCCTGGCAGACGGGCTGTGTTGGGCGCGCAAACTCGGCGCAACCCACTTGCTGGACATCGCCACGCTCACGGGCGCTGCGGTCGTCGCGTTCGGCCACACCACGACCGGCGTCATGAGCAACGACCGCGCATTGGTCGATCTGTTCCACCAAGCCACTGCGCCGTACGGCGAACGCTATTGGGAGCTGCCCTTGTTCCCGGAGTATGCCGAGCTGATCAAAAGTCCCATTGCCGACATGAAGAACAGCGGCGGGCGCCCTGCGGGCACCATCTTCGGCGCCATGTTCCTCAAAGAGTTCGTCGAGGACGTGCCGTGGGTCCACCTCGACATCGCCGGCACTTCGTGGGCCGAAAAAGACGGCGGGCATATCGTCAAAGGTCCTACCGGCGTCGCGCTGCGACCAATGGTTCGGCTTGCTGAACTCATGGCTACGCGCGCGCCGCACGGCCACGCCGATGAAGCGGCACAACGGCGCTTCCTCGCGACCTCAAGCGCGGAGGCGGCGCATAAAGGCGGCAATGGCAAGTCGAGCGGGCGCGTTCGGGCGCGTCGCTCGCGCGCGCCGCGTTAG